The following coding sequences are from one Streptomyces dengpaensis window:
- a CDS encoding FHA domain-containing protein — MPTCPNGHQSGSDDWCEVCGHRMAGSVPPPPPPPPPAAGYGYPPPGSPPPPHGPGGRPHLSAVPDPEPQLCPQCRTPREGAAPFCEECRWNFLTNTATSYTPAAPRPPAPGPGAPGGPGGLGGPGGPGVPGGPNPALRFQQQEPGQPTGPGAGPGGPGAGPGHDPFEYQSSRPSQMNRPAEPIPPGPPAQPGPAAPFAGPSGFGGDPSRPVPPPPGPPAGGPGAPQAFTQQPASPGFPSQTPPSPPGGPSFGGGDDDWVISPPSTGTPNGGPGGAGQGGGPGGGYGYPQPGPTQAPPGRPGAVHQQQPLAWTATIGPDRAYFMAMMQRSGPEAAGLNLPAYSPEQQRPLSGNQITIGRRRHSTGDTPDIDLSVPPEDPGVSHQHAVLVQQPDGSWAVVDQNSTNGTTVNGGEEPIQPFVPVPLQDGDRVHVGAWTTITIRRG; from the coding sequence ATGCCGACCTGCCCGAACGGACACCAGTCGGGTTCCGACGACTGGTGCGAGGTCTGCGGTCACCGCATGGCCGGTTCCGTGCCCCCGCCGCCTCCGCCGCCGCCACCGGCCGCGGGTTACGGCTATCCGCCGCCCGGTTCGCCCCCGCCGCCGCACGGCCCGGGTGGGCGCCCGCACCTGTCCGCGGTGCCCGACCCCGAGCCGCAGCTCTGCCCGCAGTGCCGTACGCCCCGCGAGGGCGCCGCGCCGTTCTGCGAGGAGTGCCGGTGGAACTTCCTGACCAATACGGCGACCTCGTACACGCCGGCCGCGCCGCGTCCGCCCGCGCCCGGGCCGGGGGCTCCTGGGGGCCCCGGTGGTCTTGGAGGCCCCGGCGGTCCTGGGGTTCCTGGGGGTCCGAATCCGGCGCTGCGGTTCCAGCAGCAGGAGCCGGGGCAGCCCACCGGTCCCGGCGCGGGTCCTGGAGGTCCTGGCGCGGGTCCCGGTCATGACCCGTTCGAGTACCAGAGCTCGCGGCCCTCGCAGATGAACCGGCCCGCCGAGCCGATCCCGCCGGGTCCGCCCGCTCAGCCGGGTCCGGCTGCGCCGTTCGCCGGTCCCTCGGGCTTCGGCGGCGATCCCTCACGTCCGGTTCCGCCGCCGCCCGGGCCCCCGGCAGGTGGCCCCGGCGCCCCGCAGGCCTTCACCCAGCAGCCGGCCTCGCCCGGCTTCCCGTCGCAGACCCCTCCGTCGCCGCCCGGCGGCCCGTCCTTCGGCGGCGGTGACGACGACTGGGTGATCTCCCCGCCGTCGACCGGTACGCCGAACGGCGGTCCCGGCGGTGCGGGTCAGGGCGGCGGCCCCGGCGGTGGCTACGGCTACCCGCAGCCCGGCCCGACCCAGGCCCCGCCCGGCCGCCCCGGCGCCGTCCACCAGCAGCAGCCGCTGGCCTGGACCGCGACGATCGGTCCCGACCGCGCGTACTTCATGGCGATGATGCAGCGCTCAGGGCCCGAGGCCGCGGGGCTCAACCTCCCCGCGTACTCGCCGGAGCAGCAGCGCCCGCTCAGCGGCAACCAGATCACGATCGGCCGCCGCAGGCACTCCACCGGCGACACCCCGGACATCGATCTGTCGGTGCCCCCGGAGGACCCGGGCGTCTCGCACCAGCACGCGGTCCTGGTCCAGCAGCCGGACGGCAGCTGGGCAGTCGTCGACCAGAACTCCACGAACGGGACCACGGTCAACGGCGGCGAGGAGCCCATCCAGCC
- a CDS encoding vWA domain-containing protein, with protein MANFSKSNVPQFSVDVYQNEYLPEGGREVNAIVTVSATGGGTIGSAVAAPHLYAPGQGPDAAVAIMVDCSGSMDYPPTKMRNARDATAAAIDTLRDGVHFAVIGGTHIAKEVYPGSGRLAVADATTRDQAKQALRKLSAGGGTAIGTWLRLADRLLSSAEVSIRHGILLTDGRNEHESPKDLKAALDSCAGRFTCDARGVGTDWEVKEVTGIASALLGTADIVADPAALSADFTQMMETAMGKEVADVSLRLWTPVGTEIKFVKQVAPTVEELTDRRTEAGPRAGDYPTGSWGDESRDYHVCVEVPTAGIGQEMLAARVSLVIPQGDGSVQNLGAQGLVRAVWTDDMAASTSINPQVAHYTGQAELAQVIQQGLDLRKSGDVDGATAKLGRAVQLASASGNADTAKLLAKVVDVVDAAAGTVRLKAKVEEADEMTLETRSTKTVRVKK; from the coding sequence ATGGCCAATTTCTCGAAGTCGAACGTGCCGCAGTTCTCGGTCGACGTCTACCAGAACGAGTACCTGCCCGAGGGCGGCCGCGAGGTCAACGCGATCGTCACGGTGAGCGCGACCGGCGGCGGCACCATCGGAAGCGCGGTCGCGGCACCACACTTGTACGCACCCGGCCAGGGACCGGACGCCGCCGTGGCGATCATGGTCGACTGTTCCGGCTCGATGGACTACCCGCCGACGAAGATGCGCAACGCACGGGACGCGACGGCCGCCGCGATCGACACCCTGCGCGACGGTGTGCACTTCGCGGTGATCGGCGGCACGCACATCGCCAAGGAGGTCTATCCCGGCAGCGGGCGGCTGGCGGTCGCCGACGCGACCACCCGCGACCAGGCCAAGCAGGCGCTGCGCAAGCTGAGCGCGGGCGGCGGTACGGCGATCGGCACCTGGCTGCGCCTCGCCGACCGGCTGCTGTCCTCGGCGGAGGTCTCGATCCGGCACGGCATCCTGCTCACCGACGGCCGCAACGAACACGAGTCGCCCAAGGACCTGAAGGCGGCCCTCGACTCCTGTGCCGGACGGTTCACGTGTGACGCGCGTGGAGTGGGCACCGACTGGGAGGTCAAGGAGGTCACCGGAATCGCCTCGGCGCTGCTCGGCACCGCCGACATCGTCGCCGACCCGGCCGCCCTCTCCGCCGACTTCACGCAGATGATGGAGACGGCCATGGGCAAGGAGGTCGCGGACGTCTCCCTGCGGCTCTGGACGCCGGTCGGCACGGAGATCAAGTTCGTCAAGCAAGTCGCTCCCACGGTCGAGGAGTTGACCGACCGCCGCACCGAGGCGGGCCCGCGCGCCGGGGACTACCCCACCGGCTCCTGGGGCGACGAGTCCCGCGACTACCACGTGTGCGTCGAGGTCCCCACCGCCGGGATCGGCCAGGAGATGCTGGCCGCCCGGGTCTCGCTGGTGATCCCGCAGGGGGACGGCAGCGTGCAGAACCTCGGCGCGCAGGGCCTCGTACGGGCCGTGTGGACCGACGACATGGCGGCCTCGACGAGCATCAACCCCCAAGTCGCCCACTACACAGGTCAGGCGGAACTGGCGCAAGTCATCCAACAGGGTCTCGATCTGCGCAAATCGGGAGATGTCGACGGGGCAACGGCCAAGCTGGGACGCGCTGTTCAGCTCGCCAGCGCCTCCGGTAACGCCGATACTGCGAAACTGCTGGCGAAGGTGGTGGACGTCGTCGACGCCGCGGCAGGTACTGTGCGATTGAAGGCGAAGGTCGAAGAGGCCGACGAGATGACGCTCGAGACACGGTCCACCAAGACTGTTCGTGTAAAGAAGTAA
- a CDS encoding PP2C family serine/threonine-protein phosphatase, translating into MMSQMPQPTALSRCPSCEEPLEAGDRFCGACGYDLSAVPAPPADNPTITMNGSSPRPPSSVAPVDWPLAPEADSSDTTPPVHRATDIQGQDSAGSELPHPDTESADARPSGGQSPDVHPSGGVQPSSGVRFDRPSEPDEYPLAPPAAEPSAEPSPVVDPRTADLGTPPSTKLCVACRSGHVDHDGYCENCGHAQPRERDHMEQELGAVAAVSDRGLRHHRNEDAFAISSTALPDGSPAVVAVVCDGVSSATRPDEASLAASHAANEKLLAALPLGTHPQQAMHEAIVVASEAVNALADASTAQGEHAPHVNAPACTLVGAVVTPALLIVGWVGDSRAYWVPVDRSSPPARLTEDDSWAAQMVAAGLMNEAEAYADERAHAITGWLGADAYELEPHTASFKPDRPGVVVVCTDGLWNYAEAAEEMAEVVPLDAADRPLHSAQVLVGHALDGGGHDNVTVAVVPFPAPSQGAGSA; encoded by the coding sequence TTGATGTCCCAGATGCCCCAGCCGACGGCCCTTTCGCGGTGCCCCAGTTGCGAGGAGCCGCTGGAGGCGGGTGACCGTTTCTGCGGTGCGTGCGGCTACGACCTGTCGGCGGTGCCCGCACCGCCGGCGGACAACCCCACGATCACCATGAACGGCAGCTCGCCGCGGCCCCCTTCGTCCGTCGCGCCCGTGGACTGGCCCCTCGCGCCGGAGGCGGACAGCTCCGACACGACCCCGCCGGTGCACCGCGCCACGGACATCCAGGGCCAGGACTCGGCCGGCTCCGAACTCCCGCACCCGGATACGGAATCCGCGGACGCGCGGCCGTCGGGCGGGCAGTCACCGGACGTACACCCGTCAGGCGGCGTACAGCCATCATCGGGTGTGCGGTTCGACCGGCCTTCGGAGCCCGACGAGTACCCGCTGGCTCCCCCGGCCGCCGAGCCGTCCGCGGAGCCCTCGCCTGTCGTCGATCCCCGCACCGCCGACCTCGGCACGCCCCCGAGCACCAAGCTGTGCGTCGCCTGCCGTTCCGGCCATGTCGACCACGACGGCTACTGCGAGAACTGCGGGCACGCGCAGCCGCGCGAGCGCGATCACATGGAGCAGGAGCTGGGCGCGGTCGCCGCGGTCAGCGACCGGGGCCTTCGCCACCACCGCAACGAGGACGCGTTCGCGATCTCCTCGACCGCGCTGCCCGACGGCTCGCCCGCGGTCGTCGCGGTCGTCTGCGACGGCGTCTCCTCGGCGACCCGCCCCGACGAGGCCTCGCTCGCCGCCTCCCACGCCGCCAACGAGAAGCTCCTCGCGGCCCTGCCGCTCGGCACGCACCCGCAGCAGGCCATGCACGAGGCGATCGTCGTGGCCTCGGAGGCCGTCAACGCGCTGGCCGACGCGTCCACCGCGCAGGGTGAGCACGCGCCCCACGTGAACGCGCCGGCCTGCACCCTCGTCGGCGCCGTCGTCACCCCGGCCCTGCTGATCGTCGGCTGGGTCGGCGACAGCCGCGCCTACTGGGTGCCCGTCGACCGGAGTTCTCCGCCGGCCCGGCTCACCGAGGACGACTCGTGGGCCGCGCAGATGGTCGCGGCGGGCCTGATGAACGAGGCGGAGGCGTACGCCGACGAGCGCGCCCACGCCATCACGGGCTGGCTCGGCGCGGACGCGTACGAACTGGAGCCGCACACCGCTTCCTTCAAGCCGGACCGGCCGGGTGTAGTGGTGGTGTGCACGGACGGGCTGTGGAACTACGCGGAGGCGGCCGAGGAGATGGCCGAGGTCGTGCCCCTCGACGCCGCCGACAGGCCTCTGCACAGCGCCCAGGTCCTTGTCGGCCACGCCCTGGACGGCGGGGGCCACGACAACGTAACAGTGGCCGTCGTGCCGTTCCCGGCACCGTCCCAGGGGGCAGGATCGGCCTGA